One segment of Panicum virgatum strain AP13 chromosome 3K, P.virgatum_v5, whole genome shotgun sequence DNA contains the following:
- the LOC120699263 gene encoding uncharacterized protein LOC120699263 isoform X2, with the protein MAGSGGQDDSWEYSLRKYLLLLASLVATVTYGAGFNPPGGVWQAADRDKGRIAGDPIIRETNHARYLAFFYGNATAFASSLVVIVLILILSILHDRGGIRRLAPVLAILRSVMVLDLLSLMGAYAAGTFRDVLTAVYSLVLLAGVVAYLVVHLAPDKGRDAGEPPAAPQEEEEEEEEEDADSAEGQRPARGSPAEGTAADKSALLRLRKVLLLLATFAASVTFAAGLSAPGGFWDHAEDDHRPGDAVLKGGPHDARLKAFFVCNTTAFVASLLILVMLLEKRLYFSEKVRSRELYGLIAVVLLGLVAAYAAGSSREVDTTVYVTSLVGAVVVCVLVQVVFVCLFSGNGSDGQQQQTQVPDNGNGSEQQQQQQTHGPNNCNGSDEQQQQHHHQQQPPQTLNGNGSDQHEVEDQQTTKLERARSLVLLLATLAAAITYQAGLNPPGGLWQNNDRGGRYMAGDPILLTESPRRFKAFYYCNSIAFVASLVAIILARMKTLHHHNALEAAMVLDLFGLIGAYAAGSCRDVSTSVYAVALAGAVLVYVVIHVVFLTLDHEAAGVRGGASPEKERKAEELLEKRRKRLLLFAILAATITYQAGLTPPGGFLVNDDGGRAGDPVLLNNYPRRFKAFYYCNSVSFMLSIALIILLVNPNLYRPAIRSNALSVCTAAGLMGIMGGYAAGCTQHLKTSIYIFVLAALVLSFVVVLVAVFFVKHLRTTQEDRHNGASNSSSSRAAAENNAMGEEQPPPAAPVVVAEAGRVRRKKKVLHAKRKYLMLLGILAASVTYQAGLAPPGGSWQSNDGEHTAGDPVMHDNRRPRYRAFFYSNSTSFVASVVVIVLLLPPSLHEQPWWLGVMNATIVLDLAGLLVAYAAGSGRTWKTSVKVSALVVAVLAYFAIHVLLSRCSRRGNNKKTAPAASAADPNEEANGGLQAQLELSATECVE; encoded by the exons atggcggggtCCGGCGGCCAGGACGACTCGTGGGAGTACAGCCTGCGCAAGTACCTCCTCCTGCTGGCCTCGCTGGTGGCCACGGTGACGTACGGCGCGGGGTTCAACCCGCCCGGCGGCGTCTGGCAGGCCGCCGACCGCGACAAGGGCCGCATCGCCGGCGACCCCATCATCCGCGAGACCAACCACGCCCGCTACCTGGCCTTCTTCTACGGCAACGCCACCGCCTTCGCCTCCTCGCTCGTGGTCATcgtcctcatcctcatcctctccATCCTGCACGACCGGGGCGGGATCCGCCGCCTGGCCCCGGTGCTCGCCATCCTCCGCTCCGTCATGGTGCTCGACCTGCTCAGCCTCATGGGCGCCTACGCCGCCGGCACGTTCCGGGACGTGCTCACCGCCGTCTACTCCCTCGTCCtgctcgccggcgtcgtcgccTACCTCGTGGTCCACCTGGCGCCGGACAAGGGACgggacgccggcgagccgcccgcggcgccgcaggaggaggaggaggaggaggaggaggaggatgccgaCAGCGCGGAGGGACAGCGGCCGGCCCGCGGGTCCCCTGcggaggggacggcggcggacaAGAGCGCGCTGCTGCGGCTCCGCAAGGTGCTGTTGCTGCTGGCGACGTTCGCGGCGAGCGTGACCTTCGCGGCGGGGCTGAGCGCGCCGGGCGGCTTCTGGGACCACGCCGAGGACGACCACCGGCCGGGCGACGCGGTGCTCAAGGGCGGGCCCCACGACGCGCGCCTCAAGGCCTTCTTCGTCTGCAACACCACCGCGTTCGTCGCGTCCCTGCTCATCCTCGTCATGCTGCTGGAGAAGAGGCTCTATTTCAGCGAGAAGGTGCGGTCTCGGGAGCTCTACGGGCTCATCGCCGTCGTGCTGCTCGGCCTCGTCGCGGCGTACGCCGCCGGCAGCAGCCGGGAGGTCGACACCACCGTCTATGTCACATCTCTGGTTGGGGCCGTCGTTGTGTGCGTTCTCGTCCAAGTGGTGTTTGTTTGCCTCTTCAGTGGCAATGG CAGTGATGGGCAGCAACAGCAAACCCAAGTCCCTGACAATGGCAATGGCAG tgagcagcagcagcagcagcaaacccATGGTCCTAATAATTGCAATGGCAG tgatgagcagcagcagcagcaccaccaccaacaacaacctCCGCAGACTCTCAACGGCAATGGCAG TGATCAGCACGAGGTCGAAGATCAACAAACTACCAAGCTGGAGAGGGCTCGCTCCCTTGTCCTGCTGCTCGCCACTCTCGCCGCGGCCATCACCTACCAAGCAGGCCTCAACCCGCCGGGCGGGCTCTGGCAGAACAACGACCGAGGCGGCCGCTACATGGCCGGCGACCCGATCCTCCTGACCGAGAGCCCGAGGCGGTTCAAGGCGTTCTACTACTGCAACTCGATCGCCTTCGTGGCCTCCCTTGTCGCCATCATCCTGGCGAGGATGAAGACCCTGCACCACCACAACGCGCTCGAGGCCGCCATGGTGCTGGACCTGTTCGGCCTCATCGGCGCGTACGCCGCCGGGAGCTGCCGGGACGTGAGCACCTCCGTCTACGCCGTGGCCCTGGCCGGCGCCGTCCTGGTCTACGTGGTGATCCACGTCGTGTTCCTGACGCTGGACCACGAGGCCGCCGGAGTGCGCGGCGGAGCCTCGCCGGAGAAGGAGAGGAAGGCCGAGGAGTTGCTGGAGAAGAGGCGCAAGCGGCTGCTCCTCTTCGCGATCCTGGCGGCCACCATCACCTACCAAGCCGGGCTGACCCCGCCGGGCGGCTTTCTGGTcaacgacgacggcggccgTGCCGGCGACCCCGTCCTGCTCAACAACTACCCGCGGCGGTTCAAGGCGTTCTACTACTGCAACTCGGTGAGCTTCATGCTGTCCATCGCCCTCATCATCCTCCTCGTCAACCCCAACCTGTACCGGCCGGCCATCCGGAGCAATGCGCTGTCGGTCTGCACGGCAGCCGGCCTGATGGGCATCATGGGCGGCTACGCCGCCGGCTGCACGCAGCATCTCAAGACATCCATCTACATCTTCGTGCTGGCGGCTCTGGTTCTCTCCTTCGTGGTTGTGCTGGTCGCAGTGTTCTTCGTGAAGCATCTGAGAACAACACAAGAGGACAGGCACAATGGTgctagcaacagcagcagcagcagagctgCAGCTGAGAACAATGCCATGGGAGAGGAGCAGCCACCTCCAGCTGCCCCTGTCGTCGTCGCTGAGGCAGGGCGAGTTCGGCGGAAGAAGAAGGTGCTGCACGCCAAGCGCAAGTACCTGATGCTGCTGGGGATCCTCGCAGCGAGCGTGACCTACCAGGCCGGCCTGGCGCCGCCGGGCGGGTCGTGGCAGTCGAACGACGGCGAGCACACCGCGGGGGACCCGGTGATGCACGACAACCGGAGGCCCCGGTACCGGGCCTTCTTCTACAGCAACTCCACCTCCTTCGTGGCGTCCGTGGTGGTCAtcgtcctgctgctgccgccgtcgctaCACGAGCAGCCGTGGTGGCTCGGGGTGATGAACGCCACCATCGTGCTGGACCTGGCCGGCCTCCTGGTCGCCTACGCCGCCGGGTCCGGCCGGACGTGGAAGACCTCCGTGAAGGTCTCGGCGCTCGTCGTCGCCGTGCTGGCCTATTTCGCCATCCATGTGTTGCTGTCGCGCTGCAGCAGGAGAGGTAATAACAAGAAGACtgctccggcggcctccgccgccgacccgaaCGAAGAGGCCAACGGTGGGCTTCAGGCACAGCTCGAGCTTTCTGCTACTGAGTGTGTAGAATAA
- the LOC120699263 gene encoding uncharacterized protein LOC120699263 isoform X3 gives MAGSGGQDDSWEYSLRKYLLLLASLVATVTYGAGFNPPGGVWQAADRDKGRIAGDPIIRETNHARYLAFFYGNATAFASSLVVIVLILILSILHDRGGIRRLAPVLAILRSVMVLDLLSLMGAYAAGTFRDVLTAVYSLVLLAGVVAYLVVHLAPDKGRDAGEPPAAPQEEEEEEEEEDADSAEGQRPARGSPAEGTAADKSALLRLRKVLLLLATFAASVTFAAGLSAPGGFWDHAEDDHRPGDAVLKGGPHDARLKAFFVCNTTAFVASLLILVMLLEKRLYFSEKVRSRELYGLIAVVLLGLVAAYAAGSSREVDTTVYVTSLVGAVVVCVLVQVVFVCLFSGNGNGNGSDGQQQQTQVPDNGNGSDEQQQQHHHQQQPPQTLNGNGSDQHEVEDQQTTKLERARSLVLLLATLAAAITYQAGLNPPGGLWQNNDRGGRYMAGDPILLTESPRRFKAFYYCNSIAFVASLVAIILARMKTLHHHNALEAAMVLDLFGLIGAYAAGSCRDVSTSVYAVALAGAVLVYVVIHVVFLTLDHEAAGVRGGASPEKERKAEELLEKRRKRLLLFAILAATITYQAGLTPPGGFLVNDDGGRAGDPVLLNNYPRRFKAFYYCNSVSFMLSIALIILLVNPNLYRPAIRSNALSVCTAAGLMGIMGGYAAGCTQHLKTSIYIFVLAALVLSFVVVLVAVFFVKHLRTTQEDRHNGASNSSSSRAAAENNAMGEEQPPPAAPVVVAEAGRVRRKKKVLHAKRKYLMLLGILAASVTYQAGLAPPGGSWQSNDGEHTAGDPVMHDNRRPRYRAFFYSNSTSFVASVVVIVLLLPPSLHEQPWWLGVMNATIVLDLAGLLVAYAAGSGRTWKTSVKVSALVVAVLAYFAIHVLLSRCSRRGNNKKTAPAASAADPNEEANGGLQAQLELSATECVE, from the exons atggcggggtCCGGCGGCCAGGACGACTCGTGGGAGTACAGCCTGCGCAAGTACCTCCTCCTGCTGGCCTCGCTGGTGGCCACGGTGACGTACGGCGCGGGGTTCAACCCGCCCGGCGGCGTCTGGCAGGCCGCCGACCGCGACAAGGGCCGCATCGCCGGCGACCCCATCATCCGCGAGACCAACCACGCCCGCTACCTGGCCTTCTTCTACGGCAACGCCACCGCCTTCGCCTCCTCGCTCGTGGTCATcgtcctcatcctcatcctctccATCCTGCACGACCGGGGCGGGATCCGCCGCCTGGCCCCGGTGCTCGCCATCCTCCGCTCCGTCATGGTGCTCGACCTGCTCAGCCTCATGGGCGCCTACGCCGCCGGCACGTTCCGGGACGTGCTCACCGCCGTCTACTCCCTCGTCCtgctcgccggcgtcgtcgccTACCTCGTGGTCCACCTGGCGCCGGACAAGGGACgggacgccggcgagccgcccgcggcgccgcaggaggaggaggaggaggaggaggaggaggatgccgaCAGCGCGGAGGGACAGCGGCCGGCCCGCGGGTCCCCTGcggaggggacggcggcggacaAGAGCGCGCTGCTGCGGCTCCGCAAGGTGCTGTTGCTGCTGGCGACGTTCGCGGCGAGCGTGACCTTCGCGGCGGGGCTGAGCGCGCCGGGCGGCTTCTGGGACCACGCCGAGGACGACCACCGGCCGGGCGACGCGGTGCTCAAGGGCGGGCCCCACGACGCGCGCCTCAAGGCCTTCTTCGTCTGCAACACCACCGCGTTCGTCGCGTCCCTGCTCATCCTCGTCATGCTGCTGGAGAAGAGGCTCTATTTCAGCGAGAAGGTGCGGTCTCGGGAGCTCTACGGGCTCATCGCCGTCGTGCTGCTCGGCCTCGTCGCGGCGTACGCCGCCGGCAGCAGCCGGGAGGTCGACACCACCGTCTATGTCACATCTCTGGTTGGGGCCGTCGTTGTGTGCGTTCTCGTCCAAGTGGTGTTTGTTTGCCTCTTCAGTGGCAATGGCAATGGCAATGGCAG TGATGGGCAGCAACAGCAAACCCAAGTCCCTGACAATGGCAATGGCAG tgatgagcagcagcagcagcaccaccaccaacaacaacctCCGCAGACTCTCAACGGCAATGGCAG TGATCAGCACGAGGTCGAAGATCAACAAACTACCAAGCTGGAGAGGGCTCGCTCCCTTGTCCTGCTGCTCGCCACTCTCGCCGCGGCCATCACCTACCAAGCAGGCCTCAACCCGCCGGGCGGGCTCTGGCAGAACAACGACCGAGGCGGCCGCTACATGGCCGGCGACCCGATCCTCCTGACCGAGAGCCCGAGGCGGTTCAAGGCGTTCTACTACTGCAACTCGATCGCCTTCGTGGCCTCCCTTGTCGCCATCATCCTGGCGAGGATGAAGACCCTGCACCACCACAACGCGCTCGAGGCCGCCATGGTGCTGGACCTGTTCGGCCTCATCGGCGCGTACGCCGCCGGGAGCTGCCGGGACGTGAGCACCTCCGTCTACGCCGTGGCCCTGGCCGGCGCCGTCCTGGTCTACGTGGTGATCCACGTCGTGTTCCTGACGCTGGACCACGAGGCCGCCGGAGTGCGCGGCGGAGCCTCGCCGGAGAAGGAGAGGAAGGCCGAGGAGTTGCTGGAGAAGAGGCGCAAGCGGCTGCTCCTCTTCGCGATCCTGGCGGCCACCATCACCTACCAAGCCGGGCTGACCCCGCCGGGCGGCTTTCTGGTcaacgacgacggcggccgTGCCGGCGACCCCGTCCTGCTCAACAACTACCCGCGGCGGTTCAAGGCGTTCTACTACTGCAACTCGGTGAGCTTCATGCTGTCCATCGCCCTCATCATCCTCCTCGTCAACCCCAACCTGTACCGGCCGGCCATCCGGAGCAATGCGCTGTCGGTCTGCACGGCAGCCGGCCTGATGGGCATCATGGGCGGCTACGCCGCCGGCTGCACGCAGCATCTCAAGACATCCATCTACATCTTCGTGCTGGCGGCTCTGGTTCTCTCCTTCGTGGTTGTGCTGGTCGCAGTGTTCTTCGTGAAGCATCTGAGAACAACACAAGAGGACAGGCACAATGGTgctagcaacagcagcagcagcagagctgCAGCTGAGAACAATGCCATGGGAGAGGAGCAGCCACCTCCAGCTGCCCCTGTCGTCGTCGCTGAGGCAGGGCGAGTTCGGCGGAAGAAGAAGGTGCTGCACGCCAAGCGCAAGTACCTGATGCTGCTGGGGATCCTCGCAGCGAGCGTGACCTACCAGGCCGGCCTGGCGCCGCCGGGCGGGTCGTGGCAGTCGAACGACGGCGAGCACACCGCGGGGGACCCGGTGATGCACGACAACCGGAGGCCCCGGTACCGGGCCTTCTTCTACAGCAACTCCACCTCCTTCGTGGCGTCCGTGGTGGTCAtcgtcctgctgctgccgccgtcgctaCACGAGCAGCCGTGGTGGCTCGGGGTGATGAACGCCACCATCGTGCTGGACCTGGCCGGCCTCCTGGTCGCCTACGCCGCCGGGTCCGGCCGGACGTGGAAGACCTCCGTGAAGGTCTCGGCGCTCGTCGTCGCCGTGCTGGCCTATTTCGCCATCCATGTGTTGCTGTCGCGCTGCAGCAGGAGAGGTAATAACAAGAAGACtgctccggcggcctccgccgccgacccgaaCGAAGAGGCCAACGGTGGGCTTCAGGCACAGCTCGAGCTTTCTGCTACTGAGTGTGTAGAATAA
- the LOC120699263 gene encoding uncharacterized protein LOC120699263 isoform X1 has protein sequence MAGSGGQDDSWEYSLRKYLLLLASLVATVTYGAGFNPPGGVWQAADRDKGRIAGDPIIRETNHARYLAFFYGNATAFASSLVVIVLILILSILHDRGGIRRLAPVLAILRSVMVLDLLSLMGAYAAGTFRDVLTAVYSLVLLAGVVAYLVVHLAPDKGRDAGEPPAAPQEEEEEEEEEDADSAEGQRPARGSPAEGTAADKSALLRLRKVLLLLATFAASVTFAAGLSAPGGFWDHAEDDHRPGDAVLKGGPHDARLKAFFVCNTTAFVASLLILVMLLEKRLYFSEKVRSRELYGLIAVVLLGLVAAYAAGSSREVDTTVYVTSLVGAVVVCVLVQVVFVCLFSGNGNGNGSDGQQQQTQVPDNGNGSEQQQQQQTHGPNNCNGSDEQQQQHHHQQQPPQTLNGNGSDQHEVEDQQTTKLERARSLVLLLATLAAAITYQAGLNPPGGLWQNNDRGGRYMAGDPILLTESPRRFKAFYYCNSIAFVASLVAIILARMKTLHHHNALEAAMVLDLFGLIGAYAAGSCRDVSTSVYAVALAGAVLVYVVIHVVFLTLDHEAAGVRGGASPEKERKAEELLEKRRKRLLLFAILAATITYQAGLTPPGGFLVNDDGGRAGDPVLLNNYPRRFKAFYYCNSVSFMLSIALIILLVNPNLYRPAIRSNALSVCTAAGLMGIMGGYAAGCTQHLKTSIYIFVLAALVLSFVVVLVAVFFVKHLRTTQEDRHNGASNSSSSRAAAENNAMGEEQPPPAAPVVVAEAGRVRRKKKVLHAKRKYLMLLGILAASVTYQAGLAPPGGSWQSNDGEHTAGDPVMHDNRRPRYRAFFYSNSTSFVASVVVIVLLLPPSLHEQPWWLGVMNATIVLDLAGLLVAYAAGSGRTWKTSVKVSALVVAVLAYFAIHVLLSRCSRRGNNKKTAPAASAADPNEEANGGLQAQLELSATECVE, from the exons atggcggggtCCGGCGGCCAGGACGACTCGTGGGAGTACAGCCTGCGCAAGTACCTCCTCCTGCTGGCCTCGCTGGTGGCCACGGTGACGTACGGCGCGGGGTTCAACCCGCCCGGCGGCGTCTGGCAGGCCGCCGACCGCGACAAGGGCCGCATCGCCGGCGACCCCATCATCCGCGAGACCAACCACGCCCGCTACCTGGCCTTCTTCTACGGCAACGCCACCGCCTTCGCCTCCTCGCTCGTGGTCATcgtcctcatcctcatcctctccATCCTGCACGACCGGGGCGGGATCCGCCGCCTGGCCCCGGTGCTCGCCATCCTCCGCTCCGTCATGGTGCTCGACCTGCTCAGCCTCATGGGCGCCTACGCCGCCGGCACGTTCCGGGACGTGCTCACCGCCGTCTACTCCCTCGTCCtgctcgccggcgtcgtcgccTACCTCGTGGTCCACCTGGCGCCGGACAAGGGACgggacgccggcgagccgcccgcggcgccgcaggaggaggaggaggaggaggaggaggaggatgccgaCAGCGCGGAGGGACAGCGGCCGGCCCGCGGGTCCCCTGcggaggggacggcggcggacaAGAGCGCGCTGCTGCGGCTCCGCAAGGTGCTGTTGCTGCTGGCGACGTTCGCGGCGAGCGTGACCTTCGCGGCGGGGCTGAGCGCGCCGGGCGGCTTCTGGGACCACGCCGAGGACGACCACCGGCCGGGCGACGCGGTGCTCAAGGGCGGGCCCCACGACGCGCGCCTCAAGGCCTTCTTCGTCTGCAACACCACCGCGTTCGTCGCGTCCCTGCTCATCCTCGTCATGCTGCTGGAGAAGAGGCTCTATTTCAGCGAGAAGGTGCGGTCTCGGGAGCTCTACGGGCTCATCGCCGTCGTGCTGCTCGGCCTCGTCGCGGCGTACGCCGCCGGCAGCAGCCGGGAGGTCGACACCACCGTCTATGTCACATCTCTGGTTGGGGCCGTCGTTGTGTGCGTTCTCGTCCAAGTGGTGTTTGTTTGCCTCTTCAGTGGCAATGGCAATGGCAATGGCAG TGATGGGCAGCAACAGCAAACCCAAGTCCCTGACAATGGCAATGGCAG tgagcagcagcagcagcagcaaacccATGGTCCTAATAATTGCAATGGCAG tgatgagcagcagcagcagcaccaccaccaacaacaacctCCGCAGACTCTCAACGGCAATGGCAG TGATCAGCACGAGGTCGAAGATCAACAAACTACCAAGCTGGAGAGGGCTCGCTCCCTTGTCCTGCTGCTCGCCACTCTCGCCGCGGCCATCACCTACCAAGCAGGCCTCAACCCGCCGGGCGGGCTCTGGCAGAACAACGACCGAGGCGGCCGCTACATGGCCGGCGACCCGATCCTCCTGACCGAGAGCCCGAGGCGGTTCAAGGCGTTCTACTACTGCAACTCGATCGCCTTCGTGGCCTCCCTTGTCGCCATCATCCTGGCGAGGATGAAGACCCTGCACCACCACAACGCGCTCGAGGCCGCCATGGTGCTGGACCTGTTCGGCCTCATCGGCGCGTACGCCGCCGGGAGCTGCCGGGACGTGAGCACCTCCGTCTACGCCGTGGCCCTGGCCGGCGCCGTCCTGGTCTACGTGGTGATCCACGTCGTGTTCCTGACGCTGGACCACGAGGCCGCCGGAGTGCGCGGCGGAGCCTCGCCGGAGAAGGAGAGGAAGGCCGAGGAGTTGCTGGAGAAGAGGCGCAAGCGGCTGCTCCTCTTCGCGATCCTGGCGGCCACCATCACCTACCAAGCCGGGCTGACCCCGCCGGGCGGCTTTCTGGTcaacgacgacggcggccgTGCCGGCGACCCCGTCCTGCTCAACAACTACCCGCGGCGGTTCAAGGCGTTCTACTACTGCAACTCGGTGAGCTTCATGCTGTCCATCGCCCTCATCATCCTCCTCGTCAACCCCAACCTGTACCGGCCGGCCATCCGGAGCAATGCGCTGTCGGTCTGCACGGCAGCCGGCCTGATGGGCATCATGGGCGGCTACGCCGCCGGCTGCACGCAGCATCTCAAGACATCCATCTACATCTTCGTGCTGGCGGCTCTGGTTCTCTCCTTCGTGGTTGTGCTGGTCGCAGTGTTCTTCGTGAAGCATCTGAGAACAACACAAGAGGACAGGCACAATGGTgctagcaacagcagcagcagcagagctgCAGCTGAGAACAATGCCATGGGAGAGGAGCAGCCACCTCCAGCTGCCCCTGTCGTCGTCGCTGAGGCAGGGCGAGTTCGGCGGAAGAAGAAGGTGCTGCACGCCAAGCGCAAGTACCTGATGCTGCTGGGGATCCTCGCAGCGAGCGTGACCTACCAGGCCGGCCTGGCGCCGCCGGGCGGGTCGTGGCAGTCGAACGACGGCGAGCACACCGCGGGGGACCCGGTGATGCACGACAACCGGAGGCCCCGGTACCGGGCCTTCTTCTACAGCAACTCCACCTCCTTCGTGGCGTCCGTGGTGGTCAtcgtcctgctgctgccgccgtcgctaCACGAGCAGCCGTGGTGGCTCGGGGTGATGAACGCCACCATCGTGCTGGACCTGGCCGGCCTCCTGGTCGCCTACGCCGCCGGGTCCGGCCGGACGTGGAAGACCTCCGTGAAGGTCTCGGCGCTCGTCGTCGCCGTGCTGGCCTATTTCGCCATCCATGTGTTGCTGTCGCGCTGCAGCAGGAGAGGTAATAACAAGAAGACtgctccggcggcctccgccgccgacccgaaCGAAGAGGCCAACGGTGGGCTTCAGGCACAGCTCGAGCTTTCTGCTACTGAGTGTGTAGAATAA
- the LOC120700940 gene encoding translation initiation factor IF-2-like translates to MPPMRQAARIRSQAAGSGLKLRCRRTWPPRPCGSGLGQPGSGRAAPGVGRWYHVPPLPPAHRRLGTSAPPPDLAGSAAGRPDPPQHAAGRGAPRAGGRARVSGALPPRLHPRRPPRPHPLEERATLPASPWEREMDGDAISQKREREKGERGGGGGPSRERRVRAGVGAGQGQGWREKGVRRQGWKRK, encoded by the coding sequence ATGCCTCCCATGCGCCAGGCCGCGCGGATCCGGTCCCAGGCAGCCGGATCCGGCCTCAAGCTGCGCTGTCGCCGGACTTGGCCTCCCCGGCCGTGCGGATCCGGCCTCGGGCAGCCCGgatccggccgcgccgcccccggagTTGGCCGCTGGTACCACGTCCCGCCCTTACCGCCGGCGCATCGCCGCCTGGGCACCTCCGCCCCACCACCCGATCTGGCCGGATCCGCCGCGGGGAGACCGGATCCACCACAGCACGCTGCAGGGAGGGGAGCGCCTCGTGCTGGTGGAAGAGCTCGGGTGAGTggagcgctgccgccgcgcctacacccgcgccgcccgccgcggccgcaccCGCTGGAGGAGAGGGCTACCCTGCCCGCGTCGCCCTGGGAGAGGGAGATGGATGGGGATGCCATCTCGcagaagagggagagggagaagggagagaggggcggcggcggcgggccctcTCGGGAGAGGAGGGTTAGGGCCGGCGTTGGGGCAGGTCAGGGGCAGgggtggagagagaaaggggtgCGGCGACAGGGGTGGAAGAGGAAGTGA